A genome region from Oryzias latipes chromosome 2, ASM223467v1 includes the following:
- the LOC111948725 gene encoding gastrula zinc finger protein XlCGF17.1-like, whose translation MSEGQCDSDVRKNPKKTNLGKKYKQSPKQERISSIKSGKNSRIITNLSDYMETRSDERCYICKECGKSFCNKSLFRIHARIHAEDKRFSCKECKKSFSHVSNLKRHMRTHTGEMPFSCKECKKSFRHVYNLKRHMRTHTGEKPFSCKECEKSFSRLFHLKRHMITHTGEKLFSCKECKKSFRDASHLKTHMRTHTGEKPFSCKECKKNFSRISVLKQHMRTHTGEKPFLCKECKKSFNQISTLKTHMRTHTGEKPFSCKECKKSFSHVCNLNKHMTTCKTFS comes from the coding sequence ATGTCAGAAGGTCAGTGTGACTCTGATGTTAGAAAAAATCCCAAGAAGACAAATCTAGGTAAGAAATACAAACAATCTCCAAAACAAGAAAGAATTTCCTCTATTAAGTCTGGTAAAAACTCAAGAATAATTACTAACCTCTCTGACTACATGGAAACTAGATCTGATGAAAGAtgttatatctgtaaagaatgtgGTAAAAGCTTTTGTAACAAATCTCTGTTCAGAATTCATGCAAGAATCCATGCAGAAGATAAGcgattttcttgtaaagaatgtaaaaaaagcttTAGTCATGTATCCaatctcaaaagacacatgagaactcacacaggagaaatgcctttttcttgtaaagaatgtaaaaaaagcttTCGTCATGTATAtaatctcaaaagacacatgagaactcacacaggagaaaagcctttttcttgtaaagaatgtgaaaaaagcTTTAGTCGTTTATTtcatctcaaaagacacatgataactcacacaggagaaaagcttttttcttgtaaagaatgtaaaaaaagttttcgtGATGCATctcatctcaaaacacacatgagaactcacacaggagaaaagcctttttcttgtaaagaatgtaaaaaaaactttagtcgTATATCTGTTCTCAAAcaacacatgagaactcacacaggagaaaagccctttttatgtaaagaatgtaaaaaaagttttaatcaaatatctactctcaaaacacacatgagaactcacacaggagaaaagcctttttcatgtaaagaatgtaaaaaaagttttagtcatGTATGTAATCTCAACAAACACATGACAACTTGTAAAACTTTTTCTTGA
- the LOC111948705 gene encoding uncharacterized protein LOC111948705: protein MLELPANVIIDMQLSNEVGGASHMEKEGFIRSVNFLGTQQGLDIDVIITDRHVQLRKWIRENLPDVQHLLDVWHVAKGLRKKLVALSKEKDCSDLKEWIDSIINHLYWSVMSTDSAEPNLVEAKWTSVLNHIVNIHTHNNELFPKCEHKRLRGRAARKKWLKPCSTLMVKLEKLATTTYLIRDLKQASNREQTSSLEAFHSLLNHYAPKMYAFSYEGQLCRGLLAAMHFNENSGRTQQSTRSGELQYAVSLPKWKKGGHTVRKVLEEPTFDYVNEIIKDVLDRLVHPREDVDVRDVPPPLSGEYQRPTKETAVSQFKSRYKST, encoded by the exons ATGTTAGAATTACCAGCAAATGTTATCATAGACATGCAACTG agcaaTGAAGTTGGTGGTGCCTCGCATATGGAAAAGGAGGGCTTCATAAGATCAGTTAATTTCTTGGGAACACAACAGGGTCTAGATATAGATGTGATAATAACAGACAGGCATGTCCAGTTAAGGAAATGGATCAGAGAGAATTTGCCAGATGTTCAACACCTTTTGGACGTTTGGCATGTTGCGAAGG gtctcagaaaaaaacttgtGGCACTTTCCAAAGAAAAAGACTGCTCAGACTTGAAAGAGTGGATTGACAGCATAATCAATCACCTTTATTGGTCAGTCATGTCAACAGATTCAGCAGAGCCAAACCTAGTTGAAGCCAAGTGGACGTCTGTGCTGAATCATATTGTAAATATTCATACGCACAACAATGAGTTATTCCCTAAATGTGAGCATAAaaggctgagaggaagagcaGCTAGAAAGAAGTGGTTGAAACCAT GTTCTACCTTGATGGTGAAATTAGAAAAACTGGCAACAACAACATACCTCATCAGAGATCTAAAACAGGCATCAAACCGGGAGCAGACATCCTCTCTGGAGGCGTTCCACAGCCTCTTGAACCACTACGCTCCGAAAATGTATGCCTTTTCTTATGAGGGCCAGCTTTGCAG aggaCTGTTAGCTGCGATGCatttcaatgaaaatagtgGGCGGACTCAACAAAGTACCAGATCAGGTGAACTCCAGTATGCAGTGTCCCTGCCAAAGTGGAAGAAAGGGGGACACACGGTGAGGAAAGTTTTAGAAGAACCTACATTTG ACTATGTCAATGAGATCATCAAGGATGTCCTGGACAGACTCGTACACCCCAGAGAAGATGTGGATGTCAGAGATGTGCCTCCTCCATTGAGTGGTGAATACCAAAGACCAACCAAAGAAACTGCTGTCTCACAGTTCAAATCCAGATACAAGTCCACTTGA